A stretch of DNA from Salvelinus sp. IW2-2015 linkage group LG20, ASM291031v2, whole genome shotgun sequence:
aaataaatatcttattgtccttgtctattactgttctgtactttgtcatgtatttgtacgttttatgtggatcccaggaagagcagctgctgcagGCTAAACTAAACAAGAAAACCCTcacagcctacccgcactgtagcTGCGAGCTGTTGGTCAGCGCGCATGTCTCAAGACCAAAGCAGGCACATTCGCTATTTAATGCAATAGTTTTTGTGACAAacctatcggtagagttgaaaatgctatGGAAACAAAAcgttttattcggtacatgaaaattTAAGTGAAaaggtacattttgtgtgcactacgtcatcacacactgatttttatccgTCGATTTAGTGGAAatacaccactggtgggaaaatgaccatattttatttatgcagattctagaatattcacatgaaaatctgtcgccaattggatggaaacatagCTAGTGACTGTCATAATAGAAAAATTGTTGAcgcacaaccaaattttgaactggcaccttgtgtattctaactctcaacagtaaactGACAGCTGGAATGAGTTTATGCTGTTTATGCCTGGAGCCGCCCTGAATATTAATCTAgtcattataaataaaaaatctgtgtCCCCACCCCCTCCACACTACCAAGAAAATATGTAATCATAAATTGTAAATCAAAGACATTTATACATACTCTATAACTGACAGGGAACATTACCAGACAACATCTCATCACATTGAATTACTCAAGGCTGCATTATGATAGTGTCTGGTGAGCTATACTGTCAACTAGTACCAGTAGATCTAATCATATTTGCCAATAAAAACATCTCAGCAAGGCCTCATTGCACTGTGTTACTGTctatattaaataaaaacaattcagtTATTGTATCATATGACAGTAATGAAGAACTGACCCAGTTAAGACATACAACATTAAACATTTCAACATTAAACATCTTATACCAGATTTCTAAAACAATCATGAGATACACTTGCAGGCACTTTCATACAACATTCAACCCACCCAAATAAACAATcattatgtaaatatatttctgATGTTTCACATTTGCAATTGCAAAGTTCATCACCCTCACCAGCATCTCAATCTTGGTCATTGTTTTTATGGAATTAACTTTAAAAAGTGTTGGTGCATTCTGCAGAATGTCTGAGTATACCGTATGACATGTACATCTCTGTATTTGACGGACACCAAAAACAGGCTATTCACCACTACAGAATTAGTAGAATgagtagcaattaaacactgagtTCTAATTCTATGGTCACAACAATTATGGTTACTACAtatagggtgcgttcgtaaattcactctggctatctactccgatttcagagcactctggtCTGAGTGTGCCACAGaacagaataactgacgaatttacgaaagcacccatAATAGTGTTCTACCATAAAGATATCTCTGAATATAACAATCTATAAGGCATTGTGATGTAATAGCACTCAGGTATGTAAAGCAGCTAAAACATTTCAGACCTGCATTAAACCTGGACAATAAAACTCATATGACCCGTGAACAAACAGACATGTCTGTTATACTGCTATTAGGGGAAAACGATGGTCTCTACCAGACCCATTTCACCGGGTAATACCATTTCCTGTTAAATGTACACCGTGGCCCTTGAAGTTAAAAGCCTCTGTGATCCTCCTCTGTTTTTTCAAGTGTTTTCTGTTGATCTACATCACATCATTTGGGGTTTTATAAGTATAATTTCATTTTTGATTAAGTCAAGTATGTTAACGTACAACATAAGATTATAATAATAGCCATTAGTGAACTGAAGCACCGTCCGTCTACGACACTTCTCTGGAATGACACAGTGTTCCCATATTTCAGTCACTTAGGCCCAATCCCTCACCCTACCCCCTGTGCCCTTGCTAAATCCCCCTTGCAGATCTTAAGATCAAAGACAGTAGGTATAAACAATATGATAGTAGTGTTCCCAATAGGATCCTATAGCACCCTAGGTGAAGTGCACTTAACCATCAAAGTAAACAAGGGTAGGGGACAGAGAACAACTTTCTGGAATGAAATACAGAGAGTCATGTCAGATCTGTGAGGTGGTTGCTAGTCATAGATAACCTAAGGAAACGGCAAAAGGATTGGGTTTGGAATCAGGCCATAGTTATGATGTCAACGGGCCTTCCCGGCCGTTCCCTGCTCCGCTGGTCGTCACGGAAATGTGGTCTTAGTCCGTCTTCCAAACTTTGTTGAGGACCTTCACCACCTCCTCATAGATGATGAAGACGATAGCTACGTCCATACACACCCTGCCCAGCCTGGGGACTGTACCCTTATAGaacctggggagagagggaggaaataaTGAATGACGGAAAGAGGCGAAGGGCAGACACAGGGTCAATACCATTATCTGTCTGATAAAAATAGATGAAAATGAGACAGGAGGTCACAAAGTTAGTGTGTACAGAGATACTTACGCTTTAGGTCCCTCATGCTTCATGATCTTGGCGGCACAGTCCAGGGTGCTTTTGTACTTGTGAGCCTCCAGACCCTGTTAGAGGAGAGACAGACGGGGTTCACTTAACAATATGATACAATACATGTATAGAGAAAGATCTACAATTCACTGCATGTGACCAGGTCATTAATCATGGCAGTGTCTACCTGCATCCTGGTTTTGATGACATCAAGAGGAGTGTTTCCAAATACACTGACAGCTCCAGCGAAGGCTCCGAATGCTCCCGTGACCAGAGGGTTAATGGCCTTGTTAGGGTCATCACCTAGGAAacggacagggagagacagagcagtGAGACTCTCTGGatacacacacaggtaaacaacacacacatatacacagaagACAAGGATTCAAACTAagtcggtcacacacacacctttatacCAGTTCCTTAGAGAGGTCATAACGTAGAAGCGGATGGCCTGGTTGGATCCCTGTTTCAGTACCGTGGCTGTCAGACCCTGGTACGTTCCCCTCAGGCCTGGAAGAGACATAGacagcacaacaccacaacacatcaacacacagccAATAACCATCCCACAACCTTCCGTCCAATTACCATAAAATAACCATCCAACGGCCATTTCAGTTGGTGAGACCAGAACAAATAACTGTCCAGCAGATAGCAGTAACTACTCCCTCTTCCCTTCACTAGTCtctttcaaccagtggagaatgactcccctctcattgaagccacggaaTTTCAAGGCCAAACTCggtaccacagatagaacaatgagtcagatatttcaccggatgtataagtgtgaagcatccgcttggtgtttccactcactaccaaatatggtgatgagaggaaggccagtggccggcagtgggagaagacatagcgagatggattttggctgacataatgctaattttctcattgaggaaacatttttatctcaatacagttttttgTTCCCTAAACCAGAATCTGTTATGAATAGactggactaagttttgtagatttGACCCTTtgccaaagaaaaaaaaatgcagtTGTTTAGAAAGAGTGCAAGGGCAAATTGAGTTACTGCACATCACAGAGTAGAtgttccctaatggaaatatgcgaatacatgctagaacgtgccaataggatctcgttagctcgtgcttggctctgcacccctccttgcttgttctgcccactatgactaatttgttcccattggaaacgacaggctgcgGTGTATCTTGGATTAGTTATAAAAATTGGCGGTATTGTTAGCAGAAAACCAGATCCCCCTATTAggtgaatggaaaaatgtcaaTCCTCGTGTTACCTTCTGTTCTGATGATCTCCCTGACTCCATGGAAGAATCCCCGGTACTTTGGGTTGGCTGACGACTGGTCATGGATGAACTTTACCTGAAATGACACATGTGGACGACATGGATTCAAATTATATACAGATCTTTATTGACATCGACACATGCAAATAACTGTTTAGGATTTCTTAAAACATTTTAAGACACATACCTTGACTGTCTCCATGGGGCAGACCACCACCACAGCCTCAGCCATTCCTGCCCCCAGACCACAGAAAAGACCTCGGGTACTGTCCAGCTTCCCATTCTCATCACGCATCTTATTACTGAGGAACTCAAACATACCAAACCTGATAGAGAGAGCGGTTGTCAGGGACATAGAAAAGATTTACAGAGACAGATAAacagtgtgtggtgtagtgtggttgtatgtgtgtgtagtaccTGACAGCTGCTTTGGGTATGGAGCCATAGAGCAGTGAGCTGAGCCCTCTGTACAGACCCCTCACCCCATGACCGTCTACCGTCTGCTTcacacagtcaactacaggaaaggaaaggaaaagggagagagagaatcagggtGAGAAAGGACAAACATACACAGTCAACTGCAGATATTTCAACTCGGCTTGAGGTATTTTGTGCATAGTGTTTTGTGCACGTTACATGTGGAACATTCAATAGTATTAACAAAAAGTAATGCATGGATATAGGAAAGTGTTAGTGACAGTCACGGTGCTTGCATCTACGTAGGTTGGCATTTGTTGccatgactcatgtactggaggcagctctgcagagtggtcactagatggcacagccacaaagtcagcaAATCTGATttcatcccgagtggcgcagtgatctaagacaatgcatctcagtgcttgacgcgtcactacagaccctggttcgattccaggctgtatcacaaccggccatgattgggagtccccatagggcgacgcacaattagttcagcttcgtccgggttagggtttgaccggggtaggccgtcattgtaaataagaatttgttcttaactgacttgcctaattaaataaaggttaaataaaatacataaaaaaaaaaaaatggttttaccacactgctaacctaaccttaaattaagaccaaaaagcaaactTTTATCTTCATAAATATTTACAATtttgacaattttgactttgaagCCAGCCCATCTAGCAGAAGCCGATCAGTTCTGCCTTCAGGGTaaaactcatgacaataaacaacTTGCCGCTTCTACAGTTAAGAGTTCATGAGTATGAACTCAGAACTGACTGACAAACATGTTGCTCCAGAGCAGCTCCAGGCCAAAGTCCACTGACTCTAAACACACAGATAACACAGCtaggcacccacacacacacacacctcaggaaAGTGTAGAGCCAGTGTAGACCCATTTAGTACAGATCCCTGGCTCAAGGCTTTTCATTAATCTGCCAGGTAAGGTCTACTGCAAACAGCTATCTCTGTTTCAATGTGTGCCAATGATGGACTGTTAATGCTATTACTGGTAACAATATAGGAAATCATGTAAAAGTAACGAAATAATTCACTTTCCTGTTTGGGAGAAACTGTTGGAACAGATACCCACCAATGCCTTTATATCTGGGAGGGTTGGCCTTCTCATCCAGCTGCAGCTGAGTCTTCACATACTCTGTAGGGAATGTAATACAGATCTCTATTCCTCCAGCAATAccacctagagagagacagagtgttatGGTTGGGCTGATCACTATACCCCCTGCTCAATCTGAAACAGACACAAGTTCTCAGTTAAAGATACAGTGCCCCccaaaaagtattcatatcccttgacttattccacattttgtgttagactgaattcaaaattgattcaataaaatacaattctcacccatctacaaacaacaccccataatgacaaagtgaaaacatgttattagatatttttgcaaatgtattgaaaattaaataaagaaatatttaatttacataagtattcacaaccccgagtcaatactttgtagaagcacctttggcatcgattacagctgtctttctgggtaagtctcgaagagctttccacacctggattgcgcaacatttgcccattattcattttcaaaattcttcaagctctgtcaaactggttgttgatcattgcaagacaacaatttgcaggtcttgccatagtttttacttaaatgtacttgaaaatctaactagaccactcaggaacattcactgtcttcttggtaagaaaattcagtgtagatttggccttgtgttttaggttattgtcctcctgaaaggtgaattcaactcacagtggaaagcagactgaaccagctgttcctctaggattttgcctgcaatcagtttattttttatcctgaaaaactcctcagtccttaacgattacaagcatacccagatcacgatgcagccaccactatgcttgaaagtaTTGAGAGTAGTATTCAGTaatttgttgtattggatttaacactttgtattcagggtaaaagtacattttaattttttgcagttttactttagtgccttgttgcaaacaggatgcatggtttggaatatttttattctgtacaggcttcatctcttttcactctgtcaattaggttagtattgtggagtaagtatcatgttgttgaaccatcctcagttttctatcacagccattaaactctaacgattttaaagtcaccattggcctcagtgaaatccctgagcagttttccttcctctccggcaactgagtaagaaaggacgcctgtatctttgtagtgactgggtgtattgatacaccatccaaagtgtaattaataacttcaccatgctaaaaaggctattcaatgttttttaattttttattaatccatctaccaataggcgcccttctttgcaaggcattgcaAAACTTCCTTggttgtggtttaatctgtgtttgaaatccactgctcgactgagggaccttacagatagataattgtatgtgtggggtacagagatgaggtagtcaatcaaaaatcatgttaaacactattattgcacacagagtgagtccatgcaacttattatgtgacttgttaagacaTCCCCCCCACGAACTTAAGGCTTGacacaacaaaggggttgaatacttattgactctagacatttcagcttttcgttTTTATTAAAGTTCCAAAAACattattctactttgacattatggggtattgtgtgtaggccagtgacaaaaaaaaactatatttaatctattttaaattcaggctgtaacaacaaagcgtggaaaaagtcaaggagtgtgaatactttctgaaggcactgtagatgggtCTTCTCTGCTAGCTGAATGTCATCCTTTTATGTATAGCATGTGTTATTACTGCAttcacaaataaaatgtaataatattATAAATAATAAAAGTGTTTCAATAACTTAACAAATTAAAAAGATCAGTGTAGGAGGACTTTTCTCTGTAACTGTAGTTGTATTGGTAACCTCATGGTTCCACCTTAACAGCAGTAGCTCCACACATCTGCAGTTGAACAGCAAACAGAAAGAAGGTCTCTGATTGGTTAAACTGGGATTCTGCCCACAGTATACTCCCCTCTGTGCTGTTCCTGATCAGTGGGGGTGTGACAAGTCGTctctagttaccacagccacagtcataaacctgcctatttctacaatgtatcttctttaaatgtgattttaaacctaacaataaccgtaaccacactgctaaccttatgtctaagcctaaccttaaattaagatcaaaaatctcatttttgttttcattgatTTTTACGATAaatccaattttgactttgtggctgtggtaaccgGAGTTCTCCACTGGAACAGAGAAAGTAGTACACACATAGGGTGCATTCCTCTGCCCGGGCGTTAgtgacgcatgccagatcttacaacgcctggataggtattttacatatcagctaaccacatcacactgtatgttatagcaatctggcgCCCGCGGCACAGTCAATGATGTGGCACACAACCAGCAACAgcacttcttcaacctcaggatgctgaagaaattcggctttgcCCCCGAGCCACACCCTGTTccccccgctaccatctagaaggcggagacagttcaagtgcatcaaagctgggaccgagagacagcttctatctccaggccatcagactgttaaatagtcaccactagccagcttccacccagtacacggacctgaactttagtcactgttactagccggctaccaccccgtactctaccctgcaccttagagactgctgctctGTGTATATAGTCATTgaactgtattctagtcaaggcttatcctgtataactactgctgtatacaacttttctattcatatactgccaATAATGTCTATACAAACCatcatatacatacagttgaagtcggaagtttacatacaccttagccaaatacatttaaactcagtttttcacaattcctgacatttaatcccagtaaaattccctgtcttaggtcagttacgttcaccactttattttaagaatgtgaaatgtcagaataatagcagagagaacgatttatttaagcttttatttctttcatcacattcccagtgggtcagaagtttatatacactcaattagtatttggcagcattgcctttaaattgtttaacttgggtcaaacgtttcgggtagccttccacaagcttcccacaataagttgggtgaattttggcccattcctcctgacagagctggtgtaactgagtcaggtttgtgggcctccttgctcacacatgctttttcagttctgcccacaaattttctataggattgaaatcatggctttgtgatggctactccaataccttcactttgttgtcctttagccattttcccacaattttggaagcatgcttggggtcattgtccatttggaggacccatttgcaaccaagctttaacttcctgactgatgtcttgagatgttacttcaatatatccacatcattttcctgcctcatgatgccatctatttttcaaaatgcaccagtccctcctgcagcaaagcacccccacaacatgatgctgccacccccgtgcttcacggttgggatggtgttttttggcttgcaagcctccccctttttcctccaaacataacgatggtcattatggccaaacagttctatttctgtttcatcagaccagaggacatttctccaaaaagtatgatctttgtccccatatgcagttgcaaccgtagtctggcttttttatggcggttttggagcagtggcttcttccttgctgagcggcctgacggctgcgtggtcccatggtgtttatacttgcgtactattgtttgtacagatgaacgtggtaccttcaggcatttggaaattgctcccaatgatgaaccagacttgtggaggtctacaatttattttctgaggtcttggctgatttcttttgattttcccatgat
This window harbors:
- the slc25a1b gene encoding tricarboxylate transport protein B, mitochondrial isoform X1; this translates as MSGNPTFVSPFHRPRCLAAAAPAGKAKLTHPGKAILAGGIAGGIEICITFPTEYVKTQLQLDEKANPPRYKGIVDCVKQTVDGHGVRGLYRGLSSLLYGSIPKAAVRFGMFEFLSNKMRDENGKLDSTRGLFCGLGAGMAEAVVVVCPMETVKVKFIHDQSSANPKYRGFFHGVREIIRTEGLRGTYQGLTATVLKQGSNQAIRFYVMTSLRNWYKGDDPNKAINPLVTGAFGAFAGAVSVFGNTPLDVIKTRMQGLEAHKYKSTLDCAAKIMKHEGPKAFYKGTVPRLGRVCMDVAIVFIIYEEVVKVLNKVWKTD
- the slc25a1b gene encoding tricarboxylate transport protein B, mitochondrial isoform X2; this translates as MFEFLSNKMRDENGKLDSTRGLFCGLGAGMAEAVVVVCPMETVKVKFIHDQSSANPKYRGFFHGVREIIRTEGLRGTYQGLTATVLKQGSNQAIRFYVMTSLRNWYKGDDPNKAINPLVTGAFGAFAGAVSVFGNTPLDVIKTRMQGLEAHKYKSTLDCAAKIMKHEGPKAFYKGTVPRLGRVCMDVAIVFIIYEEVVKVLNKVWKTD